From a single Paenibacillus sp. FSL W8-0426 genomic region:
- a CDS encoding ABC-F family ATP-binding cassette domain-containing protein, producing MMMISAQQLTQYYGAHLVLDGITFEIMEGDKVALIGRNGSGKTTLMRLLARLAQPDEGQLTIKRDTKIGYVAQIPEGLDDYTVLDVLSLGFRELTDCRARMKELEQQMSDPDCAGDADQLEKLLKRYASLQEQFERQGGYEMDARIDQVADGLDIAKEHYGWTFGDLSGGEQTRVVLASQLIVRPDLLLLDEPTNHLDLERVEWLEEFLKEYDGTIVLISHDRYFLDRVVTRTIELEDGEAHASAGGYTDYMQDKERRLLQQFEEFKEQQKVIKKMKETIRQLEEWGRIGGNEKFFRRAASMRKALERMEKVKRPVLERRNADFDMRTEDRTGRRVAVLDDVQKCYGSRTILNGVSGLLEYGDKIALIGRNGSGKTTLFKLLLGEEQPSAGKLEWGARVDVGYLAQQEEPADPKLTVLEHFRLEAGVEEGEARGILARYLFYGADVFRSVGQLSGGEWTRLRLALLVQRKPNVLLLDEPTNHLDIASREALEDSLADYDGTVLAISHDRYFVNRLASRVWELENGRMTAYLGDFEAYRTKKAEQLHRRAEAEHSGKDVGARPGKTARNAERTAASPSASRLDAGSGAASSRSGKPEMTAEQLERQIAALEAEMQEFDRQMESLADTEELARLWSERERCSSEHNELLARWAEL from the coding sequence ATGATGATGATTAGCGCGCAACAATTGACCCAATATTACGGAGCACATCTGGTGCTGGACGGCATTACGTTTGAAATCATGGAAGGAGACAAGGTTGCCCTGATCGGCCGCAACGGCAGCGGCAAGACGACCTTGATGCGGCTGCTTGCCCGGCTGGCACAGCCCGATGAGGGACAACTGACCATAAAAAGGGATACGAAGATCGGCTACGTGGCCCAAATCCCTGAGGGACTGGACGATTACACGGTGCTCGATGTGCTGAGCCTCGGATTCCGCGAGCTGACGGACTGCCGTGCCCGCATGAAGGAACTGGAGCAGCAAATGTCCGACCCCGATTGCGCGGGGGATGCCGACCAGCTGGAGAAGCTGTTGAAACGGTACGCCTCGCTGCAGGAGCAGTTCGAGCGGCAAGGCGGATACGAGATGGATGCGCGAATCGACCAGGTTGCAGACGGGCTGGACATTGCGAAGGAGCATTACGGCTGGACATTCGGAGACTTGTCCGGCGGGGAGCAGACCCGCGTCGTGCTGGCTTCCCAGCTGATCGTCAGGCCGGACCTGCTGCTGCTGGATGAGCCGACCAACCATCTGGATCTGGAGCGGGTCGAGTGGCTTGAGGAATTCCTCAAGGAGTACGACGGAACCATCGTTCTGATCTCCCATGACCGTTATTTCCTCGACCGGGTGGTGACGCGCACCATTGAGTTGGAAGACGGGGAAGCGCACGCGTCGGCAGGCGGTTATACGGATTACATGCAGGACAAGGAGCGTCGATTGCTGCAGCAGTTCGAGGAATTCAAGGAACAGCAGAAGGTGATCAAAAAGATGAAGGAGACGATCCGCCAGCTCGAAGAATGGGGCCGGATCGGCGGCAACGAGAAATTTTTCCGCCGCGCGGCTTCCATGCGCAAAGCGCTGGAGCGGATGGAGAAGGTGAAACGTCCCGTGCTGGAGCGCCGCAACGCCGACTTCGACATGCGCACGGAAGATCGGACAGGGCGGCGGGTAGCCGTGCTGGATGACGTGCAGAAATGTTATGGCAGCCGCACCATCTTGAACGGCGTGTCCGGATTGCTTGAATACGGCGACAAAATCGCCTTGATCGGCCGCAACGGTTCCGGCAAAACGACGCTGTTCAAGCTGCTGCTCGGCGAGGAGCAGCCTAGTGCCGGCAAGCTGGAGTGGGGGGCGCGGGTGGACGTCGGATACCTGGCCCAGCAGGAAGAGCCGGCCGATCCGAAGCTCACCGTGTTGGAGCATTTCCGGTTGGAGGCAGGTGTGGAGGAAGGGGAGGCAAGAGGCATTCTGGCGCGATACCTGTTCTACGGAGCGGATGTCTTCCGTTCGGTAGGGCAGCTCTCCGGCGGCGAATGGACGCGGCTGCGGCTCGCTCTGCTTGTGCAGCGGAAGCCGAACGTGCTGCTGCTGGACGAACCGACCAACCATCTGGACATCGCGTCCCGGGAAGCGTTGGAAGATTCGCTCGCCGATTACGATGGGACCGTGCTGGCGATCTCGCATGACCGTTATTTCGTCAATCGTCTGGCATCGCGCGTATGGGAGCTGGAGAACGGGCGGATGACGGCCTACCTCGGCGACTTTGAAGCTTACCGCACGAAAAAGGCGGAGCAGCTGCACCGCCGGGCAGAAGCGGAGCATTCAGGCAAAGACGTTGGTGCGCGACCGGGGAAAACCGCCCGTAATGCGGAGCGGACCGCTGCCTCTCCCTCTGCATCCCGCTTGGATGCCGGTTCTGGCGCAGCTTCATCGCGCAGCGGAAAGCCCGAAATGACGGCCGAGCAGCTGGAACGGCAGATCGCCGCGCTGGAGGCGGAGATGCAGGAATTCGACCGGCAGATGGAATCCCTTGCGGATACCGAGGAGCTCGCCCGACTTTGGAGCGAGCGGGAGCGCTGTTCCTCCGAGCACAATGAGCTGCTGGCGCGTTGGGCCGAGTTGTAG
- a CDS encoding glycosyltransferase, translating to MHKVGLIMRKIQFAEAQGPRVFAERLKQIGQELGVEIVFISPERHVSGYDWLPGYEHEKGDLVNYDVVLDQIYSQHIEHVIYTVSGFTFLNMFLPKSVLFPHSFPDPALTGYEMMKPFYTMVDKAIVQTDFLKRELDRQFGVHDVNVIPIGFDEELARRHYDPDQVVHNRVLWIGRDEANRRPDLVLDYARQNPDKDVYMVFGGRRYEESMKKYDIPLNVKLKFALTQAEVFTLMNTAKVYWSCSTFDTFAMPLTEAMAMGKLVVKPEHACYGHIRGPHAFAGNEANWFELVNMAAASPRKVSEDNREYAFGAFSRTIMKEGYQAFFSQWLN from the coding sequence ATGCATAAAGTAGGACTGATCATGCGTAAAATCCAATTCGCGGAGGCACAGGGACCGCGCGTGTTTGCAGAGCGGCTGAAACAGATCGGACAGGAGCTGGGCGTGGAGATCGTCTTCATTTCGCCGGAGCGGCATGTGAGCGGATACGACTGGCTTCCGGGCTATGAGCATGAGAAGGGCGACTTGGTGAACTATGACGTCGTGCTCGACCAAATTTACAGTCAACATATCGAGCATGTCATTTATACCGTGTCCGGTTTTACCTTCCTGAACATGTTTTTGCCCAAAAGCGTGCTGTTCCCGCACAGTTTCCCCGACCCGGCGCTGACCGGATACGAAATGATGAAACCATTTTACACGATGGTGGACAAGGCGATTGTGCAGACCGATTTTCTAAAAAGAGAGCTGGATCGCCAATTCGGCGTACATGACGTCAACGTCATTCCGATCGGCTTCGACGAAGAGCTTGCACGCCGGCATTACGACCCGGATCAGGTCGTCCATAACCGGGTGCTCTGGATCGGCCGCGACGAGGCCAACCGGCGTCCCGACCTCGTATTGGACTATGCCCGGCAGAACCCGGACAAGGACGTATACATGGTATTCGGCGGCCGCCGTTATGAGGAGAGCATGAAAAAGTATGACATTCCGCTCAACGTGAAGCTGAAGTTTGCGTTGACGCAGGCCGAGGTGTTCACCCTGATGAACACGGCCAAGGTATATTGGAGCTGCTCGACCTTCGATACGTTCGCGATGCCGCTGACCGAAGCGATGGCCATGGGCAAGCTGGTTGTGAAACCGGAGCACGCCTGCTACGGCCACATTCGCGGCCCGCATGCCTTTGCAGGCAACGAAGCCAATTGGTTCGAGCTGGTCAATATGGCGGCAGCCTCGCCGCGCAAGGTATCGGAGGATAACCGGGAGTATGCCTTCGGCGCGTTCTCGCGCACGATCATGAAAGAGGGGTATCAGGCGTTTTTCTCGCAATGGCTGAACTAG
- a CDS encoding phosphotransferase has product MNEHLRVKQWVTTEGELDERHVKGRETLYQGWNGRCVERFIGADGCSYIFKPLTHPDQYGKEQWVAEHVLPALPPIYPRLIAASSPGTAPERSWIVYEDLGRLVHDSSEETMIAAAAQIARWHSLPAAQWAGLPRHGHKPPMDRMLDELLEQGQTVNEMLANLGIHLTVDQWKRIPVWIRLSSAALLPVLCHGDLHPGNIATSEGRTVIIDWEHAHLNNPLWDVYHLIDLSHPLFPRRVSPELRERVLEAYLDGRERHGERAERVKRSSFVQWYHAYAFVFSIWMLRLIEGDLRREHCVWPEDQLRNQWRETAAALNQCASALFGQTTGPHERPERGIE; this is encoded by the coding sequence ATGAACGAACATTTGCGAGTGAAGCAATGGGTTACAACCGAAGGGGAGCTGGACGAGCGGCATGTCAAGGGCCGGGAAACGCTGTACCAGGGATGGAACGGACGATGCGTCGAACGGTTCATCGGTGCGGATGGATGCAGTTATATTTTCAAACCGTTGACCCATCCTGACCAATATGGGAAAGAGCAGTGGGTGGCCGAACATGTGCTGCCCGCGTTGCCGCCGATCTACCCGCGCTTGATCGCGGCATCTTCGCCCGGTACCGCACCTGAACGAAGCTGGATCGTCTATGAAGACTTGGGCAGGCTGGTGCATGACTCCAGCGAGGAGACAATGATTGCGGCTGCGGCGCAGATAGCCCGATGGCATTCGCTGCCTGCAGCGCAGTGGGCCGGGCTTCCGCGCCATGGACATAAGCCTCCAATGGATCGCATGCTGGACGAGTTGTTGGAGCAAGGGCAAACGGTTAACGAGATGCTGGCGAATCTGGGCATTCACCTGACTGTGGATCAATGGAAACGCATCCCGGTCTGGATTCGTTTGTCATCGGCCGCTCTGCTGCCCGTCCTTTGCCATGGCGACCTTCATCCAGGTAACATTGCTACCTCAGAGGGGCGGACCGTCATCATCGACTGGGAGCATGCCCATTTGAACAACCCGTTATGGGATGTCTACCATCTGATCGACTTGTCGCATCCGCTTTTTCCGCGCAGGGTGTCGCCCGAACTGCGGGAGCGTGTGCTGGAAGCGTATCTGGATGGACGTGAGCGGCATGGCGAGCGGGCAGAGCGGGTGAAGCGGTCTTCTTTCGTACAGTGGTATCATGCGTATGCCTTCGTATTTTCCATTTGGATGTTAAGGCTGATCGAAGGCGATTTGCGGCGGGAGCACTGCGTTTGGCCGGAGGACCAGCTGCGGAATCAATGGCGGGAGACGGCGGCAGCGTTGAACCAATGTGCGTCAGCGTTATTTGGCCAAACTACGGGCCCGCATGAACGTCCGGAACGCGGAATAGAATGA
- a CDS encoding TetR/AcrR family transcriptional regulator, producing MTNKPHADSKKKDILRAAMRLFATKGVDGISVKEIGDAAGVTDAAIYKHFKNKDAVALEAFTQYCAEYTALIDGYVRQEGPVMMRFTQLITDVLRLHDEDPYGLLLISQNHEIFADMGSSDDYRQPLDALADLIEAGVQTGELPEQNARFTAVLLIGAVTSMATASMQGELPQQLAPYAAEAAQRLGALLTAQPNFG from the coding sequence ATGACAAACAAACCTCATGCTGACAGCAAAAAGAAAGATATTCTGAGAGCGGCCATGCGGCTCTTTGCGACCAAAGGCGTTGACGGCATTTCCGTCAAAGAGATCGGAGACGCTGCCGGGGTGACCGACGCGGCGATCTATAAACATTTCAAAAACAAGGATGCCGTCGCGCTCGAAGCGTTCACTCAATATTGCGCTGAATATACCGCCTTGATTGACGGATATGTCCGGCAGGAAGGGCCGGTTATGATGCGTTTCACCCAACTCATCACCGACGTGCTGCGTCTTCACGATGAAGACCCTTACGGGTTGCTGCTGATATCCCAGAACCACGAAATCTTTGCCGACATGGGCAGCAGCGACGATTATCGCCAGCCGCTCGACGCGCTCGCCGATTTGATCGAAGCAGGCGTGCAGACCGGCGAGTTGCCGGAGCAGAACGCAAGGTTCACCGCCGTGCTCTTGATCGGTGCCGTAACCAGCATGGCTACGGCCAGCATGCAAGGCGAGCTGCCCCAGCAGCTTGCCCCATACGCAGCTGAAGCGGCGCAGCGATTGGGAGCCCTGCTGACGGCCCAACCGAATTTCGGATGA
- a CDS encoding NAD(P)H-dependent oxidoreductase codes for MKNVLIIESNPVTNSFNGTLAEAYRKGALAAGADVRVIHLNEMRFDPNLSGGYRDKMPLEPDLLEAQELIKWAEHIVFVYPIWWGGPPALLKGFLDRILQPGFGFKYKKGSPLPEQLLKGRTARLITTMDGPHWYFKFIQGQPGHNMMKNSILRFCGIKPIGITAVGQVGKLSAERRQSWAGKIERLGQRLK; via the coding sequence ATGAAAAACGTATTGATCATCGAGTCCAACCCGGTCACGAACAGTTTTAACGGCACGCTGGCGGAAGCCTATCGCAAAGGCGCCTTGGCAGCCGGGGCCGACGTGCGCGTCATTCATCTCAACGAAATGCGGTTTGACCCCAACCTTTCGGGAGGATACCGTGACAAAATGCCGCTTGAACCCGATCTCCTGGAAGCGCAGGAGCTCATCAAGTGGGCAGAACACATCGTGTTTGTCTATCCGATCTGGTGGGGAGGTCCACCCGCGCTGCTGAAAGGGTTTCTGGACCGGATATTGCAGCCGGGATTCGGCTTCAAATATAAAAAGGGGAGCCCCTTGCCCGAACAGCTGCTTAAAGGCCGCACGGCCCGCCTGATTACAACGATGGACGGACCGCACTGGTATTTCAAGTTCATCCAAGGCCAGCCGGGCCACAACATGATGAAAAACTCCATTCTCCGCTTCTGCGGCATCAAACCGATCGGCATCACCGCGGTGGGCCAAGTGGGCAAGCTCTCGGCGGAGCGCCGACAGTCCTGGGCCGGGAAAATAGAACGGCTCGGGCAGCGGCTGAAGTAG
- a CDS encoding alpha/beta fold hydrolase, protein MGDMPLEQLKAYSGSSPKPEDFDAYWERALAELERQPLDYELVPASFQSPVAECFHLYFTGVGGARVHAKLARPIRSSADQGPAMAMFHGYSCDSGDWFDKVAYAAHGMTVLALDCRGQGGLSEDNQPVKGTTIRGQIIRGLDDPDPDKLYYRQVFLDTVQTVRILMAMPGVDEDRVGVYGCSQGGALAAACAALEPRVKLAVSVYPFLSDYKRAWELGATTSAYEELVYYFRWFDPNHLREEGVFRRLGYIDISNLADRIRAKVLFVTGLADPVCPPSTQFAAYNRIAAEKELLVYPEYGHEYLPGLSDRTLKAFLQL, encoded by the coding sequence ATGGGCGATATGCCTTTGGAACAACTAAAAGCCTACAGCGGAAGCAGTCCGAAGCCGGAGGACTTCGACGCCTATTGGGAGCGGGCGCTTGCGGAGCTGGAACGACAGCCGCTGGACTATGAACTGGTGCCGGCATCATTCCAATCGCCGGTGGCCGAATGCTTCCACCTATACTTTACAGGGGTGGGAGGTGCAAGGGTACATGCCAAGCTGGCACGTCCGATCCGATCGTCCGCTGACCAAGGGCCGGCGATGGCGATGTTTCACGGATACTCGTGCGACAGCGGCGACTGGTTCGACAAGGTCGCGTATGCGGCCCACGGCATGACGGTGCTGGCGCTGGATTGCCGGGGGCAGGGCGGCCTGTCGGAGGATAACCAGCCCGTGAAGGGGACGACCATTCGCGGGCAGATTATTCGCGGCCTGGACGATCCGGACCCGGATAAGCTGTACTACCGCCAGGTTTTCCTCGATACCGTACAGACGGTGCGCATTCTGATGGCGATGCCTGGCGTGGATGAAGACCGCGTGGGCGTATACGGATGCTCGCAGGGAGGGGCGCTGGCCGCGGCCTGTGCCGCACTGGAACCGCGCGTGAAGCTGGCGGTGTCCGTCTATCCCTTTCTCTCCGACTACAAGCGCGCCTGGGAGCTGGGGGCAACCACATCAGCCTATGAGGAGCTCGTCTACTATTTCCGCTGGTTCGACCCGAACCATCTGCGGGAGGAAGGGGTGTTTCGCAGGCTGGGGTACATCGACATATCCAATCTGGCAGACCGTATTCGCGCAAAGGTGCTGTTCGTCACGGGGCTGGCCGATCCGGTCTGTCCGCCATCCACCCAGTTTGCGGCATACAACCGCATAGCTGCGGAGAAAGAGCTGCTGGTGTATCCCGAATACGGGCACGAATACTTGCCTGGACTATCCGACCGGACGCTGAAAGCTTTCCTTCAGTTATAG
- a CDS encoding glycoside hydrolase family 130 protein, with the protein MTVIEKKEIRIVGEALSNMPWEDKPEGFEGPVWRHSANPVIPRNPAKGVARVFNSAVVPYEGKFIGVFRAETINGRPHLHLGRSEDGLSWTIEEERIAFVDEKGEPFMPNYAYDPRLVKVEDAYYIIWCTDFYGAALGLARTDDFKTFVRLENPMLPFNRNGVLFPRKINDNYVMLSRPSDSGHTPFGDIFLSESPDLVYWGKHRHVMSKGGQGWWQSVKIGGGPAPIETSEGWLMFYHGVTGTCNGFVYSMGAVILDLDEPSKVKYRSANFVLTPEQWYEEQGFVDNVVFPCATLHDAESGRIAIYYGAADTYVGVAYTTVGEIVNYVIETNEVIPGDTEEGRL; encoded by the coding sequence ATGACTGTCATCGAAAAGAAAGAAATTCGCATCGTCGGCGAGGCCTTGTCCAACATGCCGTGGGAGGATAAACCGGAGGGCTTCGAGGGTCCGGTGTGGCGTCATTCCGCCAACCCGGTTATTCCGCGCAATCCGGCCAAGGGAGTAGCCCGCGTCTTCAACAGCGCGGTGGTGCCATACGAGGGCAAATTCATCGGCGTGTTCCGCGCCGAAACGATCAACGGCCGTCCGCACCTGCATCTGGGAAGAAGCGAAGACGGGTTGAGCTGGACGATCGAGGAGGAACGGATCGCCTTCGTGGACGAAAAAGGCGAGCCCTTCATGCCAAACTATGCGTACGACCCGCGGCTGGTGAAGGTTGAGGACGCCTACTACATCATTTGGTGCACCGACTTTTATGGCGCTGCTCTCGGACTGGCCCGGACGGACGATTTCAAGACGTTTGTGCGGCTCGAAAATCCGATGCTGCCGTTCAATCGCAACGGCGTGCTGTTCCCGCGCAAAATCAACGATAACTATGTCATGCTGTCCAGGCCCAGCGATAGCGGGCACACGCCGTTTGGTGACATTTTCCTCAGTGAAAGTCCGGATTTGGTGTATTGGGGCAAACATCGCCATGTGATGAGCAAGGGGGGCCAAGGCTGGTGGCAATCGGTCAAAATCGGGGGCGGTCCTGCTCCGATCGAAACGTCGGAGGGCTGGCTGATGTTCTACCACGGCGTTACCGGCACATGCAACGGCTTCGTGTACAGCATGGGTGCCGTCATCCTGGATCTGGATGAGCCGTCGAAGGTGAAGTACCGTTCCGCCAACTTTGTGCTGACCCCGGAGCAATGGTATGAGGAGCAGGGTTTTGTGGACAATGTGGTATTCCCGTGCGCCACGCTGCATGATGCGGAGTCCGGCAGGATCGCGATCTATTATGGTGCTGCAGATACGTATGTCGGCGTTGCGTATACAACGGTCGGCGAGATCGTGAACTACGTGATTGAAACCAACGAAGTGATTCCCGGGGATACGGAGGAAGGACGCCTGTAA
- a CDS encoding carbohydrate ABC transporter permease: MQQAKYTLAGIFKYASLIIAALVALIPIVVVLFASFKTNGEYATSSPLAPPENWLNFANYTKAFVDGNMLTGFKNTLIILVISIIGATLTGSMIAYILDRFNFRGKKVMLTAFLLATLIPSVTTQVATFQIINALELFNTRWAAIVMYLGTDIIAVYIFLQFLGSISTALDESAMLDGASYFTIYWRIILPLLKPAIVTVIIVKGVNIYNDFYTPFLYMPKTDLQVISTALFKFKGPFGSQWEVISAGIMIAIIPTVIIFLLLQKYIYNGFTQGSVK, encoded by the coding sequence ATGCAACAAGCCAAATATACGCTCGCGGGCATTTTCAAGTATGCCTCGCTCATCATCGCCGCATTGGTCGCTTTGATCCCGATTGTGGTCGTGCTGTTCGCTTCCTTCAAAACCAACGGAGAATACGCAACGAGCAGCCCGCTGGCCCCGCCGGAGAACTGGCTTAACTTCGCCAATTACACGAAGGCGTTCGTGGACGGCAACATGCTTACAGGTTTCAAAAACACGCTGATCATTCTGGTCATCTCCATCATTGGAGCAACGCTCACCGGTTCCATGATCGCCTACATTCTGGACCGTTTTAACTTTCGGGGCAAAAAGGTGATGCTGACCGCCTTTCTGCTGGCGACGCTCATTCCGAGCGTAACGACGCAAGTCGCCACCTTCCAGATTATCAATGCGCTGGAGCTGTTCAATACGCGCTGGGCGGCCATCGTCATGTATCTGGGCACCGACATTATTGCCGTATATATTTTCCTGCAATTTCTGGGTTCGATCTCCACGGCGCTGGACGAGTCGGCCATGCTGGACGGGGCGTCCTACTTCACCATTTACTGGAGAATCATTTTGCCGCTGCTCAAGCCGGCCATCGTGACCGTCATTATCGTCAAAGGGGTCAACATCTATAACGATTTCTACACGCCGTTCCTGTACATGCCCAAAACCGATTTGCAGGTCATCTCGACCGCTCTCTTCAAGTTCAAGGGCCCTTTCGGCTCCCAATGGGAGGTCATCAGCGCAGGCATCATGATCGCTATCATTCCTACCGTGATTATTTTCCTGCTGCTGCAGAAATACATCTATAACGGCTTCACGCAAGGTTCGGTCAAATAG
- a CDS encoding sugar ABC transporter permease, which translates to MKYLKVSDWGYSAQRKLIIILFSIVPLALLFTFAYLPVFNMFKYSFTDWNGYSKRMDYVGFENYARIFSDPEYFKVFIVSAYYFVATFVQMGLALYFATILSFNLRGKNLFKGVLFFPYLLNGVAIGFIFLFFFKPDGTLDTLLNALGLGQYTQLWLGNPNIINVSLASASVWRYMGFNFIIFLGAISSIQKDVYEAADIDGANRWQQFRHIILPSIVKILQLNLILAISGAISAFDIPYIMTDGSNGSMTFVIQTVHLAFKYGKLGLASAMAVVLLLIVIVVTMIQRIAIKGED; encoded by the coding sequence ATGAAATACTTGAAGGTTTCCGATTGGGGCTATTCGGCTCAACGCAAACTGATTATTATCCTTTTTTCCATCGTGCCGTTGGCACTTTTGTTTACCTTCGCCTACTTGCCCGTGTTCAACATGTTCAAGTACAGCTTCACCGATTGGAACGGATACAGCAAGCGCATGGACTATGTCGGCTTCGAAAATTACGCACGCATCTTCAGTGATCCGGAGTATTTCAAAGTATTCATCGTCAGTGCCTATTATTTCGTGGCTACGTTTGTGCAGATGGGGCTGGCTCTATATTTTGCCACCATTCTGAGCTTCAATTTGCGAGGCAAAAATTTGTTCAAGGGCGTGCTCTTTTTCCCGTACCTGCTGAACGGGGTGGCGATCGGATTCATCTTCCTGTTTTTCTTCAAGCCGGACGGCACGCTGGATACATTGCTGAACGCACTTGGCCTCGGTCAATATACGCAGCTGTGGCTCGGAAATCCGAACATCATCAACGTTTCGCTGGCGAGTGCGTCGGTGTGGAGATATATGGGCTTCAACTTCATTATTTTCCTTGGAGCGATCTCCTCCATTCAAAAAGATGTGTACGAAGCGGCTGATATTGACGGAGCCAATCGCTGGCAGCAGTTCCGGCATATCATCCTGCCGAGCATCGTCAAGATTTTGCAGCTTAATCTGATTTTGGCCATCAGCGGCGCCATTAGCGCGTTCGATATTCCATATATCATGACCGACGGCTCCAACGGAAGCATGACGTTTGTGATCCAGACGGTACATTTGGCCTTCAAATACGGCAAGCTGGGGCTGGCTTCGGCTATGGCGGTCGTGCTGCTGCTGATCGTCATCGTAGTAACGATGATCCAGCGCATCGCCATTAAAGGGGAGGACTGA
- a CDS encoding ABC transporter substrate-binding protein — MKKPKGWMLLLTMLLITSLLAACSSGGGTSAGEEISTDPADIKGEITVLTQRTDIVDTVFKEYAAEFNKEYPDVKVNFQALADYEGQVKIRMSTKDYGDVLMIPTSVPIADIPDFFEPLGTYDELKDKYTAIEERMVDGKVYGIPTVITFSGIIYNKQVFKDAGIAELPKTPEQFQAALQVIKNNTDAIPLYTNYASGWALTQWESDLPTVAGSIDYVNVEQPNTDDNFVPGQPHYELYKVLYDAAKNGLIEKDPTTTDWESSKADLANGKIATMALGSWAITQIQDLTDKPDDIGFLPFPTNASEVIVPLSADYNIGMNVNSENKPAAKAWIDWFLAKSNYAVEQGGGMSADKSAELPPILKQYSDVKFSTLTPAKEGQEGLIDKIDNEGEIGLWQPDFKKRIIEAAIGNRSETYDDIMKDLNDKWVKARAEVAK; from the coding sequence ATGAAGAAACCAAAAGGTTGGATGCTGCTGCTCACCATGCTGCTCATTACTTCATTGCTTGCAGCATGTTCGTCGGGAGGCGGGACTTCGGCAGGCGAAGAAATCAGCACGGACCCGGCCGACATCAAAGGCGAAATTACGGTATTGACGCAGCGGACGGATATCGTGGACACCGTATTCAAGGAGTACGCCGCAGAATTCAACAAGGAGTATCCGGATGTAAAGGTCAACTTTCAGGCATTGGCCGATTATGAGGGTCAGGTGAAGATCCGCATGAGCACGAAGGATTACGGTGATGTGCTCATGATTCCGACCAGTGTGCCGATTGCGGATATTCCTGATTTCTTCGAGCCGCTTGGCACGTACGACGAGCTGAAGGACAAATACACCGCCATCGAAGAACGCATGGTGGACGGCAAGGTGTACGGCATTCCGACGGTGATTACGTTCTCCGGCATCATTTATAACAAACAGGTCTTCAAGGATGCGGGCATTGCCGAATTGCCGAAAACGCCGGAGCAATTTCAGGCCGCTCTGCAAGTCATCAAAAATAACACCGATGCGATCCCGCTCTATACGAACTATGCATCAGGCTGGGCATTGACCCAATGGGAATCGGATTTGCCTACCGTGGCCGGCAGCATCGATTACGTGAATGTAGAACAGCCGAACACCGATGATAACTTCGTGCCAGGTCAGCCGCATTACGAGCTGTACAAGGTGCTGTATGATGCCGCCAAGAACGGTCTGATCGAGAAAGATCCGACAACAACCGATTGGGAGAGCTCCAAGGCGGATCTGGCGAATGGGAAAATCGCGACGATGGCGCTTGGCTCTTGGGCCATCACGCAGATTCAGGATCTTACCGACAAACCGGACGACATCGGATTTCTGCCGTTCCCGACCAATGCAAGCGAGGTCATCGTGCCGCTCTCCGCGGACTACAACATCGGCATGAACGTGAACAGCGAGAACAAACCGGCCGCCAAGGCATGGATCGACTGGTTCCTGGCCAAATCCAATTATGCCGTCGAGCAGGGCGGCGGCATGAGCGCCGACAAGAGCGCGGAACTGCCTCCGATCCTGAAGCAATACAGCGACGTGAAATTTTCGACGTTGACGCCGGCGAAGGAAGGGCAGGAAGGATTGATCGACAAAATCGACAACGAAGGCGAAATCGGCCTTTGGCAGCCGGACTTCAAGAAACGCATCATCGAAGCCGCCATCGGCAATCGCAGCGAAACCTATGACGACATCATGAAAGACCTGAACGACAAGTGGGTCAAAGCGCGTGCCGAAGTCGCAAAGTAA